The Bdellovibrio sp. NC01 genome includes the window GCGAATTGTCATAGGAAGTTTATCATTTGCGCCACCGGCCATCTTTGTCTCCACTGTTAGAAGGACACTACTTTTACAAGATTCCACGTAACTTATCAACTCGCGACCCCATCCAGACCAAGCGCCCTGCGTCAAGCGACGCATTGCGCCCGAACCCAGCCTAGCGTACCATAGAGGTATGGGTGCTAAGAAAAAGACCGAAATCATCTGCCGCTGCAACAATATCTCGCGAGAGACTATTGAGAAAGCTATTCGTGACGGCGCCCATACCCTGAACGATATCTTCGACACCACCCAGGCCGGAGTTGGTCCTTGCGGAGGAACGTGTCGCCGCAAACTGGGCCCCATGCTAGAGCACTACCTTAAAACCGGTACGTTCCCCGAAAAAATTGTGGAAGATATGACGGGCAAACCGCCCGAGAAAAAAACGAGCTAAGCTGTCTTTTTACCCAAACGATAATCGATGATCTTTTGCACTTCAGGACGACACGTCCCGCAGGCTGTGCTTGCTGACGTCTGACGGGTTACCTTATCTGTCGAGTGTGCCCCCGCAATGACCGCTTGATCAATCGTGTGCGTTGCGACTGTACGACAATGGCAAACTTCATCTTCTTTATAGGGGAATTCCCACTCGCCTTTAAGCTTTAAAATCATTTCGCGCAAAAGAATCGCGCCATGATCGTTTGCTTCTGGCAAAGGCCATTTAGAAATATCGACCCCAAAGTTTTTGCGCATCGACTGCATCATATTCATAAACTCTGTACAGCCCATGAACGACACACGCGTGACAGGTCCCTGAATGCTTTCGCATTCAACCTCTAAAAAATCCCGTCCCTCGAGTTCGACTTTGACCTTCATATAGGATAGAATTCTAAATCACTATTCCTTTACTCCCAAGGCCAGAACATGCAGGTCCTCATATTGAGTCGCAAATTCGAAATTCACTCAAGCCAGCGTTTGGTCGAGGAACTGCTGTTGGCAGGACATACTCCGCTCTTATGGGACCCGGGATGGCCTGTCTCAAAATGTGTCGCACGTTTCGACGCTCTAATTCCACGCATAGGGAACTTTCAATTTGAAGAGGCCTTAGAGACACTCCATGAGTTTGAAACTCGTGGCGGGCATGTATTGAATAATCACGTCGCCTATAAGAAGGCGCGCAATAAGTGGA containing:
- a CDS encoding (2Fe-2S)-binding protein, translated to MGAKKKTEIICRCNNISRETIEKAIRDGAHTLNDIFDTTQAGVGPCGGTCRRKLGPMLEHYLKTGTFPEKIVEDMTGKPPEKKTS
- a CDS encoding bacterioferritin-associated ferredoxin, which produces MKVKVELEGRDFLEVECESIQGPVTRVSFMGCTEFMNMMQSMRKNFGVDISKWPLPEANDHGAILLREMILKLKGEWEFPYKEDEVCHCRTVATHTIDQAVIAGAHSTDKVTRQTSASTACGTCRPEVQKIIDYRLGKKTA